The Filimonas lacunae genomic sequence ATTTGCCACTAATGACGTCAAGCGCATCCCTTACCGGCTTTATGGTATTCAGGCAATCGCAGTGTGTTTTTTTCTGAGCCATAATATTCAGTCTAAAATTCCACTTTCCTTTGGGAAAGTACTATACAAAGGAAAGTGAAACTGGCTAACTTTGCAATAATTATTTTAAACAAGGCGAATTCGCAAGTCATCTTAGTGGTGCTTAGCGTACCCTGGGTTGCATAGTCTTATTGAAAGCGCTCAAAGGATAAATCGTTTTTATACCAAACCAGTCTATCATGAAAAGATTAGAAGGAAAGGTTGCCATCATTACTGGCGCCGCAAGGGGCATGGGTGCAGCACATGCTCGTTTATTTGCACGGGAAGGAGCTAAAGTCATATTAACTGATGTGCTGGAAAAGGAAGGCAAATTACTGGCTGACGAGCTGGGCGAAAATGTGATATACCTTAAGCATGATGTCACCAGCCCGGAAGATTGGGAAAAAGTACTCCGGGCTGCAGAAGATAAATTTGGCCCGGTAACAGTACTTGTTAACAACGCCGGCATCACAGGGGCTTTCGCCAACGTTGCTGAACTTGACTACCTGGAGTTTAAAAAAGTAATGACCATCAATGCAGATGGAACTTTCCTGGGAATGAAGACGGTGATACCATCAATGCTGAAGGCTGGTATTGGTTCAATCGTCAATATCTCTTCGGTATCCGGGTTGCAAGTAGCTCCAGGTTCTCCGAATGCCGCTTATGTTAGCAGCAAGTTCGCGGTGACGGGCCTTACAAAAATGGCAGCCCTGGAATACGCAACCAGGAACATCCGGGTCAATTCTGTACATCCCGGCGGTGTGAAAACAAATATTGTAGCGGACATGAGTGTGTTTGATGACCCCAAAATGCTCGAACCAACACCGATGAAGCGATTTGCAGAACCAATGGAGATTTCTTATCTCGTACTGTTTCTCGCCTCTGATGAAGCGTCGTACATCACTGCCTCAGAATATAAGGTGGATGGCGGTATGACAGCCAAATAATTGAATTTAATTGAGGATATCACGAAGCGACAACTAAAAATTGGAATAGTTGGTGCCGGTTTGATCAGCAAGATTCTGGCTAATCAATTTAATATTTCAGGGTATAAGTAGTTTGGCCGGCCCGTAGGCAAAGCAATCAGTAGAACAAGGCAAGAACTGTCGATCAGTCAAAAGAAGAAACCTGGTGAAGTGTAAATTGATAACGTGTCAGGTAAATATCCGTATGATTATATGTATCATGCTGTAGACATTAAACGGGTGGACAGCTACATTCTGCCGGGGCAGAATAGCACAATGTGTTTAGTGTAATGGTAATAATGTAACACTCTTAAAAGAATAAGAAAATGAAAATTGGAATAATTGGTACAGGTGCCATTGGAGGTACAATTGCAAGAAAAATGGTGGCAGCAGGGCATCAGGTTTCTGTAAGCAATTCAGATGATTTTGAAAAATTACAAAACCGCAGTAAAGAACTAGGGGCTTTGCCGAAGACCTTAGAGGACCTTGTTAAAGATGTAGAGGTTATTATACTGTCCGTGCCGACCATAGCAATTCCAACCCTACCTAAAACTTTATTGGACAAGGTACCACAGGACACCATTGTAGTCGATACGTCTAATTATTATCCGTTTCGTGATTCCGATATTGAGGATATAAAAAAAGGTAAAGCGGAGAGCGTCTGGGTGTCTGAACAAATAGGTCGCCCTGTCATTAAAGCCTTTAATATGTTACTGGCAGAAACACTTGTATCCAGGGGGAAACCGAATGGCGCACCAGGGCGAATAGCAATGGCAATATCTGGCGATGATGCCAAAGCCAAAGGAATCATATCCGGACTTGTAAATGAAGTGGGCTTCGATGTTGTTGACGCGGGAAATCTGGAAAATTCATGGAGGCACCAGCCTGGAACGCCCGCTTATTGTACGGAGTTAAATGTAACGGAGCTCCAACTGGCGCTCAACGATGGTAAAAGGGATGTTGCTCCTCAGATCAGGGATTCTGTGATCAAAATATTCATGGAAAGTGCCAATCAGCCGTCGCATGATGAGACAGTTACCATCAACAGATCGTTGTTTCCTAAAAATCCAAAAAAAGAATAGTATTTGCGGATACACTAAGGCTGTTATCTATGTGTGGTAACAGCCTTAGTGTATCCCAAAAAGACCGTCTGAATAACCTTATGGAAGTAGTATATCCTTATCTTACTGCATATCGCAAAAAGGCTTTAACTTTTATCGTCTATTATTTAGCTTCTTCTAATAACATCAGATGCAGTCCTTCAGGAAGTGAGTCAGCCTTATTGTTTTATATGCATAAGTGGATTAATGGTTTTAGGGGATTTGTGCAAAGGAAAACACTTTAGCGGGGCACACGCCGGGCTGAATGAGTTCTTTCAAATGAGCATTCGCATCTTTGACGGCTATCAAACCATTCCATCCACCTTTTTAACCCAGAAGCCTCTATTCTAAAAGTGATAAAGGAGGCCTGTGGTGCTCTGGCCAGAATTTTACTTCTCAGGCTGGCCTGAAAGCCCAGGAAAGTAAGCGCTTCCTCGTCATTGGATCTTTCTATCTTGAAATTGCCATCTCCCAAAGCGCGTATTGGTACCTCTTTTGTCAGCATAGCCCCAGCTGAATTTCGTTCAGACCATTTTGCCTTATCTCCATTTATCTCTATCGTAAGGCGTTGTTCCGGTGCTGAAGCCTGCTATTTTCCAGATATCCCGGTACTCTTACCGTGGCTGTTTTGCGAACGGAAGATACCGAATCTATCACCTGCCTTGCCAGACATTGCCTACCTATCATTTTGGCGGAAAAGCGGCCTTTCTTTCATTTCGGGCAATAAAATGGGGTATTTGATATTATTAAAATACGATGGGGATAATTCTTTGCAAATCAATAGAACAAAGGCCTCGAATTGCATTGAATAATTCTGAGCTCCACTGATTTAAGCCGCTGAATTTCAGCGGCTTTTTTATTGATAGACATATATCAATTAAAAAGTCGCTTTAATGGAGCTTGTGTAAACACAACAACAATTTTAATCTAATACTACCTGCGATTTTCAGCGAAACGAATAGGCTTCTCTCCTATTAGATGCTAACACTGATTCAAATATGTATAGATTGGGAACATGAATGAGCATCTGGAACGTGTTTTAAAGAACAGCACAAATTTTGACCTCTGGTTAGCTGTAAGTGAATACAGGGTTAATGATGCACTAGCCATTCTTTCCGGTGAATCTTTTATTGAAAAGGCACGGCGTTCGTGGTCGAGGTTCTGGGGAGGTGCAATGCCGCATGCTGATTTTAATTCTGTAAGGGAAGTTGCTTTTAAACTGCTTTCTAATGTGCCAGATACTGACCTGGTAGTGCCCAAAATGATCCTGGTTGGTGTTGACAGTGTCTTTACCGAGTGGATACGTTTCTGCTGTAGCATTCATTATAGCGGCCATTTTCAGCAGCAGCTGGAAGTGCTGCTGAAACAAACTATTCAGCGATTGGAGGAGCTTGCGGAAGAGGTTGCTCAACAATCTAATGGTTATCCTCATAATTCCATTAATGGTGGCGTCTGGTTCAATGGAGCTACAGTTAGAAATTGGTCTGATGCACTTGGTTATCTGTTTGAATTGCGAAATAAACCCCATAATAGAGCTACCGTTTTGCAGTGTAAATGCAAAATAACCTGCTCAATTATGTCACACTATCCTCATCTGGTAGGACCTGATATGATTGAGGCTGCTACCGCATTGATTTCGATAGGTGATAATAAAACAGCAGAAAAATATTATCTGGCAGTCATTGCCGACTTTGAGCAACTACTTGAATGCCGGAATGATGAGTCCAATGAAAATATTCAAGAAGAAGAATTGATCAGTTTTAAAGCGCTTCTTGATGCTTACAATGGAATTGATCGAATACAAGCCGGCCATGATTATGATGATAAGCGCAAAGTGCTTGAACAATTAATATCTAACGCAGGGATATTAAGCTCTGGAAATTCAACTGATAATATACAATTGAGATGAATGTGTGAGGTTGTTATTTAGTTATAATGTTTGGGGCGGCTTTTAAAGCAATCATAATTCAAAGTAGAGAAAGTGTCATTTTCAATGCGGGCGCAATTAGCTTAATATTTTATATAAAAAAAATGTATATTAAACTATGTTTTATCGGCATCAAGTGATTGCCTTCTTTTTTTGATTAAATACCATTAACCATGAAACTATTGCTTACCCTTTTATTTACACTCAACCTACTTCCCGTATTAGCACAGAATGTAACTGAAATTCAACATCTTAATGGCCAATCCATCCGCGCCGAAACGCTTCATCAAAGACTGGAAAGAATAGTTGATAGCACAAAGTTGGCTGGCCTGCAGGTTGCCATTATTAACAGCAGCAAAACCGTGTGGACTTCAAGCTTTGGTTATAAAGACATTGAAAATCAAAAGCTCCTAAATGACAGCACTATTATGTATGCGGCGTCTCTTACCAAGCCTGTAAGTGCTTATATCTTTTTGCGGCTTGTTGATAAGGGGATATTTAACCTGGATAAACCAGTGCATTTTTATTTAAAGAAGCCTATTGATCAATATCCTAAATGGAAGGATCTGGCGGATGATACAGTAGCCTTTAACCGCATTACGCCCAGAATGTTATTAAGTCATAGTTCGGGTTTACCTGTGCTGCGTCAATTGTATGGTAATAAAGTAAACCTGATTTCCAGGCCTGGTGAAAAGTTCTATTACTCGAACGAGGGGATAAATTTGCTGGGTTTTATGATAGAAGAGTATACTGGTAAAAGGCTGGAAGCGATAGCCCGTGAAGAGGTATTTGACCCGTTGGATATGCCGCATACCAGTATGATTTGGGAAAAGTCTTTTGAAAATAATTTCTCCAATGCTTATTTCAAAGATGGCAAGAAATACGGTTCTGAAAGGCGGGAGAGTAGTCGTGCCGCAGGTTCTATGTCTACCACAGCAGATGATTACGCACGTTTTATCATTAACCTTATGAAGAGAAAGGGGCTGCAAAAAACTTCTATGCTGCAAATGTTATCGCCACAAATTGCGGTAACCAGTAAACGTGGCTTTGGTGCTTTGAGAGATAGTGTTACTCATGAAAACGATGCTATTAAATTGTCGTGGGGATTGGGTATAGGGTTGTTTCGATCGCCTTATGGTAAAGGCTTTTTTCATACCGGGCATGGGGATGCTAATCAGAACTATGCTGTGGCTTTTCCGGAAAAAGGTATTGCAGTGGTGTTGCTGAGTAATAGTGAGAACTTTGAAAAAGTATCTTCATTAATTGTGCAGGCCTGTATTGGCGATACTTATTCGCCTTTCAAATGGCTGGGGCATTTAGATTAATAAGGAATCATAAGCCTTGTGTTTTATCGCAAGGCTTATGATTTACTGATTCTTCAATGGATAACTTCGCTAGTATTTGTGGGTTACAACAAAGCATATCCTCCGTCTATTATAATGCGTTGCCCTGTTATATAAGGCTGTGTCATTAAATGAATATAGCTAGGGGCTATTTCTTCCGGCTTAGTGATATAGCCTGCTGGTAAACTTTTTGCCACTTCCTCATACATTGCATTCCGGTTTGCTTCTGGTATGTTATCCCAAAGCTGGGTCATTACCATGCCGGGCGCTACAATGTTTACCCGTATGGGGGCCATTTCCAAAGCCAATACTTTGGTAAGTGCTTCCATGGCACTGCAAATGCTGGTTCCTAAGCTCCAACCTTTTCCTGGCCGGATGCTGGCTACGCCACTGGTAAGAACGATAGAGCCGGACGGGTTTATTTTGGGGGTGGCGTATTTGATGGCGGTCATAGCGCCCCAATAGCGGATGTTCAGGAATTGTTTCGCTGCTGTGATATCCATGTCTGCTACAGGTCCTAATTGCAGGTTCTCTCCGGCTGTATATACCAGGTGGTCAATGGTGGAGAGGGAATCAAAGAATGCTTTAATGGCGGCTTCATCGGAAAGGTCAACGGCTACTGCTTTTGTGCCTTGTGGTAATGATGCCAATGACTGGTTAAGGCGTTGCTGGTTGCTGGAAACAATGGTTACCTGTGCGTGTAATAACGCAGCTAATTGTGCTACTGCCAACCCGATTCCTGCGCTGCCACCTAATACTACTACCTGCTTTCCTGCTAATGTGTTGCTTGTTGTTTCCATAATCTTGTGTTTTGCTACACAAAACTGCCCTCCTATGTTGGCAAAGGACTTAACAAATGGTAAAAACATGGTTATCGCAGGTTTCTGTGTATGCGGCTGAGGGATTGCGGAGTAATGCCCAGGTAAGATGCTATATTGTTTAAAGAAACCCGTAAGGCTATGTCTGCCTGTAGTTCCAGGAAAAGTTTGTAGCGGCTGGCGGAATCCTGCATGCTGAGGTAGCTGTTTCTCAGGTTTATTTTGTGAATGAGCAGTTGTTGTGATATGTGGGTGATGAGTGGTTGCAGGTAAGGGAGTTGGTGATATAAATTATCCAGCTGTGTTTTGGAAACAACACCTACGCGCACGGGGCAGGCTGCGATAATATGGCTGTCGGTTACGGTTTGTTGCTGAAAGCTGTCGAGTATGGTGCACAGTGCCTGCTCTCTGACGAAGAAAAAATTGACTTCGTTGCCTGTTTCGTTAATAGATGCAATGCGTACTACGCCTTCATAAATAAAGAACATTTCTTTGCAAACTGTGCCACCGCGAAAAAGGGTTTCGCCTTCCTGGTAGGTGCGTAGTGTGAAGGCGGATGCAATTAAACCGGCATCGGCCTGGGGGATGGTTGTGCCAAATTGTTGTAAGCTGTTGATGAGTTCTTTTGTCATTGCATTCCGTTAACCTGGATGTAAAAGTACTACAGCTATCGTGTTGATTGAAAAACAGAAATAATCATTGATATTTGGTTCTCCATTCGTAACCCAAACCCATATTGCTACTATTATGAATCGTTCCTGGTTTACCCAAAAAGACTTTACCTCGCTGGTCATTACCAAAGACAAATCTCTGGCTGATCATGCTGTGGTGAAATCTATTACTATTACTGACACGCAATACATCGACAGGCTGGCCGCCCGTATTGAGCAGATTTATCCGGATGGGGATATGATGATTTCTTTTTCCGGAGCTGCTGAGTATATCAGGTTAACCTTTTTCTCCGGCGACAAAATACAGGAGATTGATGTGATTCAAAAAGGCTTTAAAACGCCATCTACCGGTTTCAATATCAAAAATGATTACGAAAAGGAAATTTACGCTGAGATAGATGCTTTGCTTTTTCCGGCACTTGATAAGGTGATACCGAAAGTAAAAGAGCTGCCATTGGAATTTGGGAAGTTTTCTCTTTGCTACAAAGGGAGCCGGTTTGAAGACATGGCCCCGGTAACGTTATCATTTCATATAGATGAATTCTCTTGCACGGATAAAAAGGGGAATGTTGAATTGTTACAAATCTCTTCCGGACAATTGCCTCCTCAGCCTTATG encodes the following:
- a CDS encoding glucose 1-dehydrogenase, which codes for MKRLEGKVAIITGAARGMGAAHARLFAREGAKVILTDVLEKEGKLLADELGENVIYLKHDVTSPEDWEKVLRAAEDKFGPVTVLVNNAGITGAFANVAELDYLEFKKVMTINADGTFLGMKTVIPSMLKAGIGSIVNISSVSGLQVAPGSPNAAYVSSKFAVTGLTKMAALEYATRNIRVNSVHPGGVKTNIVADMSVFDDPKMLEPTPMKRFAEPMEISYLVLFLASDEASYITASEYKVDGGMTAK
- a CDS encoding NADPH-dependent F420 reductase, translating into MKIGIIGTGAIGGTIARKMVAAGHQVSVSNSDDFEKLQNRSKELGALPKTLEDLVKDVEVIILSVPTIAIPTLPKTLLDKVPQDTIVVDTSNYYPFRDSDIEDIKKGKAESVWVSEQIGRPVIKAFNMLLAETLVSRGKPNGAPGRIAMAISGDDAKAKGIISGLVNEVGFDVVDAGNLENSWRHQPGTPAYCTELNVTELQLALNDGKRDVAPQIRDSVIKIFMESANQPSHDETVTINRSLFPKNPKKE
- a CDS encoding serine hydrolase domain-containing protein translates to MKLLLTLLFTLNLLPVLAQNVTEIQHLNGQSIRAETLHQRLERIVDSTKLAGLQVAIINSSKTVWTSSFGYKDIENQKLLNDSTIMYAASLTKPVSAYIFLRLVDKGIFNLDKPVHFYLKKPIDQYPKWKDLADDTVAFNRITPRMLLSHSSGLPVLRQLYGNKVNLISRPGEKFYYSNEGINLLGFMIEEYTGKRLEAIAREEVFDPLDMPHTSMIWEKSFENNFSNAYFKDGKKYGSERRESSRAAGSMSTTADDYARFIINLMKRKGLQKTSMLQMLSPQIAVTSKRGFGALRDSVTHENDAIKLSWGLGIGLFRSPYGKGFFHTGHGDANQNYAVAFPEKGIAVVLLSNSENFEKVSSLIVQACIGDTYSPFKWLGHLD
- a CDS encoding SDR family oxidoreductase, giving the protein METTSNTLAGKQVVVLGGSAGIGLAVAQLAALLHAQVTIVSSNQQRLNQSLASLPQGTKAVAVDLSDEAAIKAFFDSLSTIDHLVYTAGENLQLGPVADMDITAAKQFLNIRYWGAMTAIKYATPKINPSGSIVLTSGVASIRPGKGWSLGTSICSAMEALTKVLALEMAPIRVNIVAPGMVMTQLWDNIPEANRNAMYEEVAKSLPAGYITKPEEIAPSYIHLMTQPYITGQRIIIDGGYALL
- a CDS encoding Crp/Fnr family transcriptional regulator; this encodes MTKELINSLQQFGTTIPQADAGLIASAFTLRTYQEGETLFRGGTVCKEMFFIYEGVVRIASINETGNEVNFFFVREQALCTILDSFQQQTVTDSHIIAACPVRVGVVSKTQLDNLYHQLPYLQPLITHISQQLLIHKINLRNSYLSMQDSASRYKLFLELQADIALRVSLNNIASYLGITPQSLSRIHRNLR